A stretch of DNA from Orcinus orca chromosome 3, mOrcOrc1.1, whole genome shotgun sequence:
TCCATCCCCTCGCAGACCGTGCACTGCTGCAGGGCGCCCCGGACGCGGTGGAGCTTCGCGAACTGACGCCCTGGGCCGGGAGGTCCCCGGGTCCGCGCCGTCGGGCGGGTCCCCGGCGGCGGCGCGCGCGTGCGCGGTCGGGGACCCGGCCGTGCGGGCTGCGCGAGCTCGAGGTGCGCGTGAGCGAGCTGGGCCTGGGCTACGCGTCGGACGAGACGGTGCTGTTCCGCTACTGCGCAGGCGCGTGCGAGGCGGCGACGCGCGTCTACGACCTGGGACTGCGGCGCCTGCGCCAGCGGCGGCGAGTGCGGCGAGAGCGGGTGCGAGCGCAGCCCTGCTGCCGCCCGACGGCCTACGAGGACGAGGTGTCCTTCCTGGACACGCACAGTCGCTACCACACGGTCCACGAGCTGTCGGCGCGCGAGTGCGCCTGCGTGTGACCCTACCTCACCGGGCCTGGCGAGACGGCGGCCACGCCCCCCGCCCCGACAGCACCCACCGTCCCGCCTGGCAAGCCCCGCGACAGACTGCCCATGCACAGAAAATGCCGTCGAGAGCTCAGGACTCTCGCGATAACTGTACCAAGATAAAGTGTGGAAAATCGAGCCCCGGCTGTGATTACGCGCTCGGGGGGTGCCCACATCTCGGAGGCGCATGAGGGCGTACGGGGAGGAGGCGCCATCTCCATTGGGAAAAGGGGGACGGGTGCGGGTACCACCTGCAGGATGGTGGAAGGATTCCATTTGCTTAGGGGTAAGAGGAAAGTGGATGCAAAGAGGGTCTTGTTTCCGGGGTACAAAAAGGAAAGTGGGGTGAATGGGGGGATGTCGGCAGGGACCTTCTCTCCCACCTCTCTACAGGTCCCCGtgccccttccctccccgcctccctgcAAGGTGTCCTTCTGGGGAGGGAAGGTGTAACTACAgtgcagatgagaagactgaggtccAGGTGGACCAGGTCTCCCTCACCCAACAGGCCTCCTCGGGCCTGGGCAGCTCTCACCAGGGTGAACTCGGAGCCACTATCTCCTTTCACTAGCTAAAAATATAGCTCGCTGCCCATCTCCCTGCGGGGATAGGTCTGGGGCGGGCGCCAACCCCATCCAGCCCGAAACCGGCGCCTGCTGCGGCAGAGCCGGGTCCCCAGGGACCTAGGTCCTGGGGCCATAAAAGCTCTGGCCGGAGCCCGAGGGAGAATTTACGACAAGCCCCTGTGGAGGATGGAAAAAGTACGGTGCGGTGTTTAGATTTGCCTGTGGTGTCACCTTGATGCCTGGCAAGCCCAGGACTGCGCCGGGGAATTGGGTTCCCAGCTGGCGGGGAGGGGTCGGCAGGTTGCACGGGCTGAGGAGGGGCGGGGAAGAGAGTGGGTGCTCCCAGCACGCACGAAGCTGGCACCCGGGAGACCAGACGGCGTGgacccctccccttcttcccctcaGACTAGGGGGGGTGGTCTCGAAGGCGCAACTCCCCCTTCCCATACAGCTTTCCCTAGGGCAAAGTcgtctctcctcttccctccccccaccccagaccgGGGCTCTCAGAGAACAGACCCTTCCCTCCTTTACTGCTGTGTCTCCTACACtggcccctccccccttttcccacACATCTGCGCTCTGGCCTTCCCAGACCCAACCCCCATCCTGAAGCTGGAGGACTTGATTCAGAAGCTGCCCCCAGGGAGTCTCACCCAGCCAGGCAGGAACACCCCCAGCTCCCTGCTCCCCAGCACCCGCCACGCCCCCAGGCTGCAGTTGGAGACACTGGAGTCAGCTAACAGGCAGGACTTCCAGGGAGCTCCGAGAGCAGGGCTTGGAAGCCAGGTACCAAACCGTGGGTGGCCTGCTTGGAAGGCAATTTCAGAacaggctggctggctggggcCCCCACCCATCCCTGCAATCTTCTGACTCTGAGGTTTGGGGTGGTGGATTCCTACACTGTTTGGGCTGACTCAGCCCAGCCATGCAGAAAAGCCAGAGTTCCCAGACGCTGGGgaagctgagcctcagtttccccatcctagaagaccctgagcctcagagagggaAGTTGCTCAGTCCAGGACACACAGCAGGAAAATTGGCCTTGGAGCCCGGGTCTCTGGTCCCTGAAGCTTGGCTGCCTtggtgtgagtgtgagtgtgagtgtgtgtgtgtgcgtgcgtgcacgcAGCCTCCTGGGACCTCGGCCTTCCCATCTCCCACCCAGATCCAACCACAGGGCACTGGCCCAGCC
This window harbors:
- the NRTN gene encoding neurturin, with product MQRWKAVALASVLCSSVLSIWMCWEGLLLSHRLGPALAPLRRPPRTLDARIARLAQYRALLQGAPDAVELRELTPWAGRSPGPRRRAGPRRRRARARSGTRPCGLRELEVRVSELGLGYASDETVLFRYCAGACEAATRVYDLGLRRLRQRRRVRRERVRAQPCCRPTAYEDEVSFLDTHSRYHTVHELSARECACV